In Geopsychrobacter electrodiphilus DSM 16401, a single window of DNA contains:
- a CDS encoding ABC transporter ATP-binding protein: MASEYLIETRSLTKNFSGFTAVDKVNLRVKQGSIHALIGPNGAGKTTVFNLLTKFLIPSGGSILYKGVDITHEKPADIALRGIIRSFQISAVFPKLSPFENVRVALQRRLGTCYHFWKPASSLDVLTARALELLSAVGLEEFAHHPTVELAYGQKRALEIATTLALDPELMLLDEPTQGMGAEDVGEITELVRKVSANRTILMVEHNLKVVESLADRITVLQRGAILAEGSYDEVSQDPLVMEAYMGTADA, from the coding sequence ATGGCCTCTGAATACCTCATCGAAACGCGCAGTCTGACCAAAAACTTTTCTGGCTTCACCGCCGTTGATAAAGTCAACCTCAGGGTAAAACAGGGCTCAATCCATGCTCTGATCGGACCCAACGGAGCGGGCAAGACGACCGTTTTTAACCTGCTGACGAAATTCCTCATCCCTTCGGGCGGAAGCATTTTGTATAAAGGGGTGGATATCACCCACGAAAAACCCGCCGATATTGCGCTGCGTGGTATCATCCGCTCCTTCCAGATCTCGGCGGTCTTCCCCAAGCTGTCCCCTTTCGAGAATGTCAGGGTGGCTCTGCAGCGTCGACTTGGCACCTGCTACCACTTTTGGAAACCGGCCTCGAGCCTCGACGTTTTGACCGCGCGGGCGCTGGAACTGCTCTCCGCCGTCGGGCTGGAGGAGTTTGCCCACCACCCGACGGTGGAACTCGCTTACGGTCAGAAACGGGCACTGGAGATCGCCACGACCCTGGCACTGGACCCTGAGCTCATGCTCCTGGACGAACCAACCCAGGGGATGGGAGCCGAGGACGTAGGGGAAATTACCGAACTGGTGCGCAAGGTATCCGCGAATCGTACTATTTTGATGGTCGAACACAACCTGAAAGTGGTGGAGAGCCTGGCAGATCGGATCACTGTTCTGCAGCGCGGCGCTATTCTGGCTGAGGGGAGTTATGATGAGGTTTCTCAGGACCCACTGGTGATGGAGGCCTATATGGGGACCGCAGATGCCTGA
- a CDS encoding 3-hydroxyacyl-CoA dehydrogenase family protein translates to MMDKVAVIGAGIMGRGISLVYALHGCRVALYDSSPEVLAQARDLIGIDLMLLVDEGLVSGAARQAALDNINPLCSLKEAVGTAEFITEAVTENLALKWQILAEIEAQAPVTAIIASNTSTLPLTEMTKHLARPERVVITHFFNPAHLVPLVEVIKSKDTPDEIIMAVLDLLRLVGKVPVVLRKDVPGFIANRLQAALLREALHLVASGVADRHDIDMAITAGPGFRWSVIGPLETADFGGLDTWQSVMTNLGPELDCTPTVPGILKEMNLQGQLGIKTGQGFYAYPTREIIADKIRSRDLAFIRLLKLRRKA, encoded by the coding sequence ATGATGGATAAAGTTGCTGTGATCGGTGCAGGTATCATGGGGCGCGGTATCTCTCTGGTTTATGCCTTGCACGGCTGCCGGGTTGCACTCTATGACAGCAGCCCGGAAGTACTGGCCCAGGCCAGGGATCTGATCGGAATAGACCTGATGTTGCTCGTCGATGAAGGGTTGGTGTCCGGTGCTGCGCGGCAGGCTGCGTTGGATAATATCAACCCCCTATGCAGTCTAAAGGAAGCAGTCGGCACAGCCGAGTTTATTACCGAAGCGGTAACGGAGAACCTGGCACTGAAATGGCAAATTTTGGCCGAGATTGAAGCTCAGGCCCCGGTGACGGCGATCATCGCTTCCAACACCTCGACCCTGCCGCTGACCGAAATGACCAAGCATCTTGCAAGACCTGAACGGGTGGTTATTACACACTTCTTCAATCCCGCTCATCTGGTGCCGCTGGTCGAAGTCATCAAATCGAAGGACACTCCGGATGAGATCATCATGGCCGTCCTGGATCTGCTCCGTCTGGTTGGCAAGGTTCCCGTTGTTTTGCGGAAAGACGTTCCGGGGTTTATCGCCAACCGGTTGCAGGCCGCCCTCCTGCGGGAGGCTTTGCATCTGGTTGCGAGCGGCGTGGCAGACCGGCATGATATTGACATGGCGATAACGGCGGGGCCAGGCTTCCGCTGGTCGGTCATCGGGCCGTTGGAGACGGCCGATTTTGGCGGGCTGGACACCTGGCAGAGCGTCATGACCAACCTGGGTCCCGAACTCGACTGTACGCCTACGGTGCCAGGGATCCTCAAGGAGATGAACCTTCAGGGTCAGCTTGGCATCAAAACCGGTCAGGGGTTCTACGCTTACCCGACCAGAGAGATCATCGCCGATAAAATTCGCAGTCGCGATCTTGCGTTTATCCGGCTTCTTAAACTGCGCCGCAAAGCATGA
- a CDS encoding chemotaxis protein CheB, with the protein MTQRKKTADKQKVTPSGSENLPSPKTSRPFAIAGIGASAGGMEALDQFLRYVPQKSGIAYVIVQHLDPTHKGMLPEILRSATSMPVVQAEDRMLVKPDSVYVIPPNKDMSILHGRLHLFEPAAPRGLRLPIDYFLRSLADDCKERSIGIILSGMGSDGTMGLRAIRENSGLAAVQDPESAKFDSMPRSAINAGLADIVAPTDQLPVRIIDYHRYVTSHESSAPLLDDKEQSSLEKIAILLRTKTGHDFSDYKKTTISRRIERRMGIHQLGKINDYIRFLRENPQEIELLFKELLIGVTSFFRDPEEWELLKADVMPWFLAERPATGVVRAWCAGCSTGEEAYSLAIIFAEMLEQLRPKERYTLQIFATDLDPDAIARARQGHYPANIAADVSAERLNRFFIAEENSYQICKEIREMVTFATQNVIMDPPFTRLNLVVCRNLLIYLNADLQRKLLPLFHYSLIPEGVLFLGSAESIGSFTDLFMTLHPKSRLFRKRKSSQPVEPVDFPAGFAHHPLDISKDLTMHKPKANLQSLTDQLILRNHTSPAVLVNEQGDILCINGRTGQYLEPAAGKANWNIFVMAREGLRFELTGGLKKAVVKKEAIKINGLTVEALGRTQRVDVLIQPLSSPEELAGMVLIVFNAVAALPTTKAQGRSKEAGAEVARIAELELELNRSHEELQAAREVMQSSQEELKSTNEELQSTNEELQSTNEELTTSKEEMQSMNEELQTVNAEQRAKMDELARVSNDMKNLLNSTGIVTIFLDKELSVRRFTRGVNEVFKLIPSDIGRPLTDIASDLLYPELPAVAREVLDSLIFNERQVATADGRWFMVRILPYRTLEDKIDGVVMTFTNITAAKKIEAELRATTSMLRTIVHASTFTVICLAQDGKILEFNPVAEKLLGCRRDEVLHKNFFELFIPGPRGGQAATRLKKMLSADSGLNFTTPFETKTGETFSIQWSTGQMLDVDGQPAGIVALGQDLSVLLQVKG; encoded by the coding sequence ATGACTCAGCGAAAAAAAACCGCAGACAAACAAAAAGTGACTCCCTCAGGGTCAGAAAACCTTCCATCGCCGAAGACGTCGCGACCTTTTGCTATCGCGGGCATCGGTGCATCCGCCGGCGGAATGGAGGCGCTGGACCAGTTTCTGCGGTATGTCCCGCAAAAAAGCGGGATTGCCTACGTGATCGTCCAGCATCTCGATCCGACCCATAAGGGGATGCTGCCCGAAATTCTCCGTTCGGCCACCAGCATGCCGGTTGTTCAGGCCGAAGACCGGATGCTGGTTAAACCGGATTCGGTCTACGTGATTCCACCCAACAAGGATATGTCGATCCTGCACGGTCGACTCCATCTGTTTGAGCCGGCCGCGCCGCGTGGTCTGCGGCTGCCGATCGATTATTTCCTGCGCTCCCTGGCCGATGACTGCAAGGAGCGGAGCATCGGCATCATCCTGTCGGGGATGGGCTCAGACGGGACCATGGGCTTACGTGCCATCCGGGAGAATTCGGGTCTGGCTGCGGTGCAGGACCCGGAATCCGCAAAATTTGACAGCATGCCGCGTAGCGCGATCAATGCCGGGCTGGCCGACATTGTCGCGCCGACAGATCAACTTCCCGTCCGGATTATCGATTATCATCGCTACGTTACCAGCCATGAGAGTAGCGCTCCACTGCTGGACGACAAGGAACAGAGTTCCCTGGAGAAGATCGCCATCCTGCTGCGAACCAAAACCGGTCACGATTTTTCTGACTATAAAAAAACCACCATCTCCCGCCGCATCGAACGGAGGATGGGGATTCACCAGCTGGGTAAAATAAACGATTACATTCGGTTTTTGCGCGAGAACCCCCAGGAGATCGAACTCCTGTTCAAGGAGTTGTTGATCGGCGTCACCAGCTTTTTCCGCGATCCGGAGGAATGGGAACTGCTCAAGGCCGATGTCATGCCCTGGTTTCTGGCCGAGCGGCCGGCGACAGGTGTGGTGCGGGCCTGGTGTGCGGGCTGTTCGACCGGGGAAGAAGCCTATTCCCTGGCGATCATTTTCGCTGAAATGCTTGAGCAACTGCGGCCAAAGGAGCGCTATACGCTACAGATCTTTGCCACCGATCTCGATCCGGATGCGATCGCCAGGGCGCGGCAGGGGCATTACCCGGCGAATATCGCCGCCGATGTCTCAGCGGAGCGTCTGAACCGCTTCTTCATCGCAGAGGAGAACAGTTACCAGATCTGTAAAGAGATTCGCGAGATGGTGACCTTCGCCACCCAGAATGTCATTATGGACCCCCCCTTCACCAGGCTGAACCTCGTCGTTTGCCGGAATCTGTTGATCTATCTCAATGCGGATCTTCAGCGCAAACTTCTGCCCCTCTTCCACTACAGTCTGATTCCAGAAGGGGTCCTGTTTCTGGGGAGCGCCGAGAGTATCGGCAGTTTTACTGATCTTTTTATGACCCTTCATCCCAAATCGCGCCTGTTCCGCAAACGGAAGTCGAGTCAGCCTGTCGAACCGGTCGATTTTCCGGCGGGCTTTGCCCACCATCCTCTCGATATCTCCAAGGATTTGACCATGCACAAGCCGAAAGCCAACCTCCAATCTCTAACGGACCAGCTTATTCTGCGGAATCACACCTCACCTGCAGTGCTGGTCAATGAGCAGGGGGATATCCTCTGCATCAACGGGCGCACCGGGCAATACCTGGAGCCGGCGGCCGGCAAGGCCAACTGGAATATCTTCGTCATGGCGCGCGAGGGTCTGCGTTTCGAGTTGACGGGGGGGCTGAAAAAGGCGGTTGTCAAAAAAGAGGCCATCAAGATCAACGGGCTGACAGTCGAAGCTCTGGGGCGGACACAGAGAGTCGACGTGCTGATTCAGCCGCTGTCGAGTCCCGAAGAGCTTGCGGGAATGGTGTTGATCGTTTTTAACGCCGTCGCCGCGTTGCCAACCACAAAAGCGCAAGGGCGCTCAAAAGAGGCGGGGGCAGAAGTTGCCCGTATTGCGGAGTTGGAACTGGAGCTTAATCGCAGCCATGAGGAATTACAGGCCGCCCGTGAGGTGATGCAGAGCTCTCAGGAAGAGCTCAAGTCGACCAATGAAGAGCTGCAGTCGACCAATGAAGAACTGCAGTCGACCAACGAGGAGTTGACCACCTCGAAAGAAGAGATGCAATCGATGAATGAAGAGTTGCAGACGGTCAATGCCGAACAGAGAGCCAAGATGGATGAGCTGGCGCGGGTCAGCAACGACATGAAAAATCTGCTCAACAGTACCGGGATTGTCACGATTTTTCTGGATAAAGAGCTTAGCGTCAGACGCTTCACCCGCGGCGTCAATGAAGTTTTCAAGCTGATTCCGAGCGATATCGGCCGGCCGTTGACCGATATTGCCAGCGATCTGCTCTATCCGGAGCTGCCGGCGGTGGCAAGGGAGGTGCTGGACAGCCTGATCTTCAATGAGCGCCAAGTTGCCACCGCAGACGGCCGCTGGTTTATGGTGCGCATTCTGCCGTATCGCACCCTGGAGGATAAGATCGACGGTGTGGTTATGACCTTTACCAACATCACGGCGGCCAAGAAAATAGAGGCTGAGTTACGCGCAACCACGAGCATGCTGCGGACGATCGTACACGCCTCGACATTTACGGTCATCTGTCTGGCGCAGGACGGGAAAATTCTGGAGTTCAACCCCGTTGCGGAAAAACTGCTGGGTTGCCGCCGGGACGAGGTTCTGCATAAAAACTTTTTCGAGCTGTTCATCCCGGGGCCGAGGGGGGGGCAGGCCGCAACGCGCTTGAAAAAGATGCTATCGGCAGACTCAGGTTTGAACTTCACCACGCCGTTTGAGACGAAAACCGGGGAGACTTTTAGTATCCAATGGTCGACCGGGCAGATGTTGGATGTCGATGGCCAACCGGCGGGTATCGTTGCCCTCGGTCAGGATCTCTCAGTGCTGCTGCAGGTTAAAGGTTGA
- a CDS encoding ABC transporter ATP-binding protein → MPDIQATTILSVNDLHAHYGESHILHGVNFSVQQGELVTLLGRNGSGRTTILKSILGLVGRRSGSIRIAGYETVKLPPHRIARLGVGYCPEERGIFSRLTVEENLLLPPVVKSGGMTQAEIYALFPNLLERRKSMGTRLSGGEQQMLAMARILRTGADLLLLDEITEGLAPVIVQALGSLIRQLKKRGFTIILVEQNFHFAADLADRHYVVDHGNIVDMISMEALEASRERLNGYLGV, encoded by the coding sequence ATGCCTGACATTCAAGCGACGACGATTCTGTCGGTAAACGACCTGCACGCCCATTACGGCGAATCCCACATTTTACACGGGGTTAACTTTTCGGTTCAGCAGGGGGAACTTGTCACCCTGCTGGGACGCAACGGGTCCGGACGCACCACGATTCTCAAATCAATTCTAGGGCTGGTGGGGCGGCGCAGCGGTTCAATCCGGATTGCCGGGTATGAGACCGTAAAACTCCCTCCTCACCGCATTGCGCGCCTCGGGGTGGGGTATTGCCCTGAGGAGCGGGGGATCTTCTCCCGCCTCACGGTGGAAGAGAACCTGCTGCTCCCGCCAGTGGTCAAAAGTGGCGGAATGACCCAGGCCGAAATTTACGCCCTCTTTCCTAACCTGCTGGAACGCAGAAAAAGTATGGGGACCCGTTTGTCGGGAGGGGAACAGCAGATGCTGGCCATGGCGCGCATCCTGCGCACCGGCGCCGACTTGTTGCTGCTTGATGAAATAACCGAAGGCCTGGCCCCGGTTATCGTTCAGGCCTTGGGCTCCCTGATTCGGCAGCTCAAGAAGCGGGGCTTCACTATTATTCTGGTCGAACAGAACTTTCATTTCGCCGCCGATCTGGCCGACAGACACTACGTGGTCGACCACGGCAATATCGTGGATATGATTTCAATGGAGGCCCTGGAGGCGAGCCGGGAACGGCTCAATGGTTATCTCGGGGTTTAA